In the Pseudorasbora parva isolate DD20220531a chromosome 23, ASM2467924v1, whole genome shotgun sequence genome, one interval contains:
- the LOC137062836 gene encoding piggyBac transposable element-derived protein 4-like, with product MAATGKLDHITGQAKMKPVCVLEYNKKMGAVDKADMMTGFLECTRKSTKWYKKIFFHLLDTVLLNSHIVYRQITGKEITSLQFRTNLMRGLLEEYSTSRCPSKGGRPALDTPLRLTARHFLSEVPQTTSQGSRTRRHCKVCLSSTRKSKQRRMTKHMCVPCNTPLCAVPCFEEYHTLKNY from the exons ATGGCAGCCACAGGGAAGCTGGATCACATCACTGGGCAAGCTAAGATGAAGCCAGTCTGTGTGCTGGAGTACAACAAAAAGATGGGAGCAGTTGACAAAGCGGACATGATGACTGGTTTTCTTGAATGCACCAGAAAGTCTACCAAGTGGTACAAAAAGATCTTCTTTCACCTACTTGACACAGTTTTACTGAACAGCCACATTGTCTACCGGCAAATTACTG GAAAGGAAATCACCTCCCTGCAATTCAGGACGAACCTGATGAGAGGGCTGCTGGAGGAGTACAGCACATCGCGGTGTCCATCCAAAGGAGGGCGACCTGCCTTAGACACTCCTCTGCGCCTTACAGCCAGGCATTTTCTTTCGGAAGTCCCTCAGACCACTTCCCAGGGCAGCAGGACCAGGCGGCACTGCAAGGTCTGCCTCTCCAGCACACGCAAGAGCAAGCAGAGGCGCATGACCAAGCACATGTGTGTGCCGTGCAACACTCCCTTGTGTGCTGTCCCATGTTTTGAGGAGTACCACACACTGAAGAATTATTAA